The following nucleotide sequence is from Pseudomonadota bacterium.
GGGGTAGCCGAGCTGTTCACGATGCCATTGTAGTTGAAGACCGCCGTGGCGTCTGAACCGCCGTTGCCAGCAGTGCCGCCGCCAATGCCTCCTGTGGCAGCCAGCCCCGTGGCCGTGCAGTTCACGGTGGTGAGGGTGCCGAGGTTGACGAAGATGGCGGGTCCGGCGGCTGCGCCGCCGCCACCGCCGCCCAGGGCGCCCGCGCCGCCCGAGAGGGCGCCGACCAGGAGGCCGCCCGCGCCGCCGAAACCGTCGGTCACGCCACCCGCGGGGGCGGTTTGGGAGCCAGGATTTCCGTCGCTTCCACCAGTTCCGCTATTGCCGTCGGAACCGTAGCCGGCGCTTCCGGTGCCCACACCCATCGAACCACCGAAGCCCCCACTGCCGCCGCTTCCGAACAAGCCGGCCGTTGGGCCGTTGCCCCCAGGCTGTGTGCCGTCTCCGGTGGACCCATCGCCGCCGTTGCCGCCGTTGCCGCCGACGCCGCCCTCCGATCCTACGGCGCCGTTGCCGCCGTCTGCGCCATTGCCTCCGTTGCCGCCGTCGCCGCCGCTCATGCCGGGTGCCTGTGGGTTGAAGCCATTGCCACCCGCGCCACCGACACCGCTGTCGGCGCCGGCGCCCCCTCCTGAGCCGAACCCGCCAAGGCTTCCGTTGCCGCCGCTGGTGGCGTTGCCGCCCGTACCGCCGGGGGGAGAGCCAATCGTTCCGTCGACCCCGTCTTGTCCGTTCGCGCCCCGTGTTCCCGCGGCGCCGCCGGAACCCACTGGCCCCGCACCGCCCGCGCCGCCGCTGCCGGCCGCGCCGTTGCCGCCATTGGCCGCGCAGTTGAAGAAGACCACGTTCGACACCGTCACGTGAGCGCTGGCCTGGTTGATGAACAGAGCGCCGCCCGCGCCCAGGCCGCCGCCACCGCCGTTGGTGCCAGGCTGTCCGGATGCGACCGCGTTCTGGATCTTGAGATTCGACAGCGTCACCGTGCCCGAGTCGACGAAGAAGGGCCGGTATGTGCTGGCGCCATCGATGACGATGCGGTTGGGGGCCCCGCCATCGATGATCACGTTCTGGGTGATCTGGGGGAGCGGGCTCGCCAGCGTGATGGTCGAGGGCACGGGGAGCGAGAAGCCGATGGTGTCGCCGGGCTGCGCGTTGAGCATCGCCTGACGCAGGCTTCCCGGTCCCGAGTCGGCTGTCGTGGTGACGAGCTGCTGCGGAGTCGGGCTCGGCTGCGGAGTCGGACTCGGCTGCGGAGTCGAACCCGTCACAGTCAGCTGGGCGGGCGCGCTGTACAGGTTGCTCCACATGGCGTAGATCGGGGTGCTGCCAGCGGCAAGCCCGGTCGCGATGCCAGACGCGTTGATCGAAGCAACGCTCAGGGTCGCCGCCGTCTTCGTCGGTGGACCAAAGGTGCTCCAGGCTGCCATGTAGGTGATGTTCTGCGACGGCTGGCCATCGTAGTTGGCCGTGGCCGTGAACTGCTGGGTGCCGCCCACGGCCACCGATGCCTCGGCGGGGGTCACCGTCACGCTCACCAGCCGCACCGTGCTCGTCACAGGCACCGTCACGGTCTGACCGCTCACGGTGGTGGCTGTCGGAACAATGTCGCCCGAGCTGAAGCCATTGGCGTCAAAACACTATACATACACATCAAAGGTGCCCGCGGGCACGTTCGGCACGGTCACGTCCAATGTGCTGGCGCCGTCGGGGCGCTGCGCTATGGCGAGGGGAACCACCTCTTGATGCGTGGCCTGATCGAGCACGTGTACAATCACGGAGGCCGTCTGCGCGAAGCTGGACGCGGCCGACGCAGTCTTCGCGACTGCTGGGAAGGTGAGCTTCACCACGAGCTGCCCCGCCGCGGGGGCGGGGGCGGGCGCGGTCACCCCGTTCGTGAGGGGCGAGCCTGCCATCGAGCCGCTCCCCGAGCCGCAGCCCGTCAGCAGCGTGATGACGGAGAGCGCAAGGATCGTGATTCGCCGCACGGCCGTCGTCTTTGGAATCATGGTAGCCCCTCCCGTGATGTGGTGTCAGAGCGCCGTTCAATCTGCGAACCGTTACAGTTCGCGGATGCTGTATTCGTGACCTTTTTAGTGAATCGGTTAGCGCCCGCGGTCGTGGAGCGCCTCAGTCATCGACCACCGAGATGTCATCTGGCGGTTCATCGACGTCGTCGTGGCGATGGGGAAACCAGGTGGCAAGATGCTCGCCGGCCCATTCGATGCCCTCGATGAGGCCCTCGGCGTAGCGGCCCTCGCGAAACCGTCCCACGATCTGGGTTGTTATGCCGTCCCAGAAGTGGGGCGGTACCTTGTGGTAGATGGCGTCATCGCCCATGATCAAGAACCTGCGGTCTTCCACGGCCAGGTAGAAGAGAACCCCGTTGCGGTGCCGCGATCCGTTCAGACCGAGGGCGTCGAAGGCGCGCCGGGCGGCGCCGCGCACGTCATCGCCCGCCCGCTTGTCGAGGCGGATGCGGATGTGCCCTGACGTGCGCGCCTCTGCGTGGCGCACGGCTGTGAGGATGGCGTCTTTCTGTTCGTGAGTGAAGAAGTCGCGCAGGTGTCGGTGTTCCATGCGTGCGTGTTTCCCGACCTGGGGGCGCGTTTCCCGCCGGTCTCGCCCGTGCTGCGTGAGGAGGGCGCGTTCGTGCGGCACCAGGCATGCCCGCCGGCCTCGCCTTCACCGTGCGGGGGGTGGAGGCGCACTGGGCAGCGGTCTGCGTGGCGTGGGGCACCGCGGAGGGCCCACGGCCCGAGCACCGAAACGTGAAGGGGTGAACGCGATTGGTTCTCTCAGCCCGTTCTCGATGCCCCTCGACGACCGCTACCGTCACGGCAACCACACCTGGAGCGGCGCGCACGGCGGTTACACCGACATGATCGAAGACGCGCAGTACGCTCACGCCGACGGAGAGTGGGACGTCGATCACGCGCCCTACACCGACGTCGACAGCGTCGACCTGTCGAGCGACGCGTCGTGCGCGTCGCTGTCGTCATCGGCTGATGTGCGTTCGTCGCTCGAGCCCCGGTCGGCAGCGTCGAGTCACGCACCGTCGCCCCCAACCCCTCCGCCCATCGACCCCATCGCTATCACGAAGGTCCGCGGCGCGCACGCTGACCCCTCCGAGGCGTCATTCGTCCCGGGACAGGTGCTGGCGGCCGCACTGGCCTCGTCAACGGGCGGCATCGCGGCCCACGATATCGCTTCGGCGGGGAGCGAGGTCAGACGCGCGCGCCTGGGTGTTCCGCTGGTTCTCGAGGGCTCGATGGAGATTCTCTCGGGATTTCACCGACGCGATTACGACAGCGTGTGGCGGGGTGCGCTGAAGTCGGAGGCCGGCGCGGTCATCTTCGCGGGGAGCCTGGTGGCCAGCCCCCTGCTCATCGCACTGGGCGCGGTGCTTGCGCGGCCCTACGAGCGAGGCACGTAGCCGCACCCGTGCGCGCGAGCAGCCGTGCGCGCGAGCGGCCGTGCGCGCGAGCGGAGATGGCGGCCGCGCCTGTGCGCAATGTGCTCGCCCCTCGCCTGTGGCAAAAAAGCCAGTCTCCGGCTTTTCAATCCCCCGAGTAGCCGGTCGCCGGCTTTTTCGCGCGAAAGAGGGGGGGCATGGCGGGTCGTCCAAGCCGCACTGCATCGCTGGAGGCTGGCGAAGGCCTCATTGAAGGTCGAGCAGGCGTGCTCTTTCCGGTGGCCGAACCTCATCGGTATGTCCACTTCATCGGCTGAGCTCAGCCGTCCCAAACCCCGCCTTCGCGGGGTCTCGCATCTCTGGGCGACAGTCGCGGCCATTGTGGCGGGAGCAGTGCTGGTCGCCCTCGCCTCGAGCGGGCGGGCCCGTCTCGCGGGCACCGTCTACAGCGTGTCCCTCGCCACCATGTTCGGGGTCAGCGCGCTCTACCACGTGCCGACCTGGTCTCCAGGGGTTCGCCAATGGCTGCGTCGGCTCGACCATGCCTCGATCTTCCTCTTCATCGCGGGCAGCTACACGCCATTCTGCCTCCTCGCGCTCCGCCAGGGAGAGGTGCTCCTGGGGCTCGCGTGGTTGGGAGCGGGCCTCGGCATCCTGCAAGCCCTTTTCTGGATTGGTGCGCCTCGCGTGCTCAGTGCGTCGATCTACCTCGCGCTCGGGTGGATGGTGGTGCCCTATCTCTCGACCCTGACCCGCGCCATCGGGGGAAGCGGCGTGGCCCTCGTCGGTGCGGGAGGGGTTTGCTTCACGGTGGGAGCTGTCATCTACACGATGCGACGGCCCGATCCGCTGCCGGCCACGTTCGGTTACCACGAGATCTTTCACGCCCTGGTCATCGCGGGGTGTGTGCTGCAGGGTTGCGTGGTGGCTCGCTTGATCATGCAGCCCTGAGACCACGCTCTCGAGATGCGTACGCGTCACCCTTCACCCCCGTTTGACGGTCGATCGGCGCGGAAATCTCCACAGTAGGGGGCCGCACGGCCGCCAGACGCGCGCAGCGCAAGCAGAGGGTGACACCATGCCAGACGAGTCGAACATCACAGCAGAAGACAAGCGACTGGCCGAGGAGCGCGAGAGCGGCGTGCCCTGGAAGGCCTGGGGGCCCTACCTCTCTGAGCGTCAGTGGGGTACGGTGCGCGAGGACTACAGCCGATCCGGTGATGCCTGGGAGCACTTCAGCCATGATCAGGCCCGATCGCGCGTCTACCGCTGGGGCGAGGACGGCCTGGCCGGCATCTCCGACGACAAGCAGCGGCTGTGCTTTGCGCTGGCGCTGTGGAACGGGCGCGACCCGATCATCAAGGAGCGTCTCTTCGGCCTCACCAATCGCGAGGGCAACCACGGCGAGGACGTCAAGGAGTACTACTACTACCTCGACAGCACGCCCACCCACGCCTACATGAAGTACCTCTACAAGTATCCGCAGGAGGCCTATCCCTACGACGATCTCGTGCGCAAGAACCGCGCTCGCGGCCAGCGCGACATGGAGTACGAGCTCATCGACACGGGCGTCTTCGAGGGCGATCGCTACTTCGACACGTTCGTCGAGTACGCAAAGGCGACCCCGCATGACATCTTGATGCGCATCACCCTGCACAACCGGAGCGATCGCGAGTGGACGCTCCACGTGCTCCCCACGCTCTGGTTCCGCAACACGTGGTCGTGGTCTGATGGGGGGCAGAAGCCGCTGCTCGAGGCTGTCACCGGGGTCTCTGCGATACGCGTCGTCCACCCCGATCTGGGGGAGCTCGTACTGTCGTGCGAAGGCGATCCCGAGCTGCTGTTCACCGAGAACGAGACGAACCTCGAGCGCCTGGCTGGGGTACCGAATCGCACGCCCTATGTAAAAGATGCCATTCATCGCTTCGTGGTCGGCGGTGTTCGCGAAGCGGTGAATCCGGCACGCACAGGCACGAAGATGGCGGCTTGCTATCGCGTGACCGTTGGCGCGAAGCAGTCGGCGGTTCTGCGGCTGCGTCTCTCCCGCGTGTCGGACGTTCCACGGGCGGACGGCCTGGGAACGGATTTCGACGAGATCTTTACCGCGCGCATCGCTGAGGCCGATGCGTTCTACGCGTCGATCACGCCGCCGCGCATGACAGACGATCAGCGTCTCGTCATGCGTCAGGCGCTCGCGGGCATGCTGTGGAGCAAGCAGTTCTACGGCTTTGACGTCTATCGATGGCTCGGCGAGCACGGGGTCGACGCGCTCTCCGGAAACGGCGCCGTGCGCAACCGCGACTGGTTCCACATGATGAACGAAGACATCATCTCGATGCCGGACAAGTGGGAGTACCCGTGGTATGCGTCGTGGGATCTGGCCTTTCACACCATCGCGCTGGCCATGGTCGACCTCGACTTTGCCAAGCAGCAGCTTCAGCTGGTGCTGAAGGAGACCTACCTCCATCCCAACGGCCAGATTCCCGCCTACGAGTGGAACTTCGGCGACGTGAACCCGCCCGTGCATCCGTGGGCAGCCATCTATCTCTACCTGCAGGAGAAGGCCACGCGTGGGAAGGGAGACATCGACTTTCTCAAGGCCGTCTTCGGCAAGCTCATGATGAACTTCACCTGGTGGGTGAATCGGAAGGATCGGGCTGGTCGCAATGTGTTCGAGGGGGGCTTCCTCGGCCTTGACAACATCGGCGTCTTCGACCGCAGCAGCCCGCTGCCCACCGGCGGCTATCTCGAGCAGGCCGATGGAACGGCCTGGATGGTGCTGTTTGCGCAGACCATGCTCCAGATCACCCTCGAGCTCACCGTTCACGACCCCACGTACGAGGAGATGGCGATCAAGTTTCTCGAGCACTTCATGTGGATCGCGCTCTCGGTCTACAAGCTGGGCAGCGATGGCCGTGGCATGTGGGATGAGCAGGACGGGTTCTTCTATGATGTGATTCGCTCGCCGGACGGCAGATCACAGCCCCTGAAGGTACGCTCGATGGTGGGCCTGCTGCCCCTTTGCGCAACGACGTCGTACGACGCCCGCGCCATCTTCTCGCGCCTGCCGAGCTTCGCCGCACGCATCCGGCGGCGCGTGAAGCAGCATCCGGAGCTGAAGCAGTTCATGAGTCACGTGGGGCGAGAAGGGGAAGACGGAGGGCGCCTCATGTCGCTGGTCGACGAGCACAGGCTGCGGCGCATCTTGTCGCGGGTGCTCGATGAGAACGAGTTTCTGAGCCCTTACGGCATTCGCTCGCTGTCTCGCTTTCATGGCGATCACCCGTTCGTGATGCACGTGGCAGGGCAAGAGCATCGCGTCGACTACGCCCCCGCCGAGTCGACCACGGGGATGTTTGGCGGGAACTCGAACTGGCGGGGGCCCATCTGGCTGCCGGTGAACGTTCTTCTCGTGCGCGCCCTGCTGCAGTACTATCAGTACTTCGGCGATGGCTTCACCATCGAGTGTCCCACCGGCTCGGGCCGCTCGATGACGCTCTACCAGGTGGCGGACGAGATCGTGCGGCGCCTGTCATCCATCTTTGTGCGCAATGAGGCGGGCCAGCGGCCGGTGTTCGGTGGCGCGCGCACGTTTCAAGACGATCCCCACTTCCGCGATCACCTGCTCTTCTACGAGTACTTTCATGGCGACAACGGCGCGGGGCTGGGCGCCAGCCATCAGACGGGCTGGACGGGTCTCATCGCGCCCTTGATGCACCTGTTCGCCTCGTATGACGTCGCGGTGTTAGAGCGCTATCGGTACAAGGGAACGCCGTCGTTCAAGCAAGACGTGTCTGGGGCGATTCAACGTGCGTGACGCACGGGTCAGCGCCTTGCGAACGCATCTCTGTGCGAGTCGAGCGGATTGTGCTCAGATCTTCCCCGATCACCCAGTCCACGTGAGAAGTCAACCATCGTCACCCATTCCGGGAAATCGATGAACGGATTGCGGTTTCCCTGTTTCTTCGCGATCTCGGCGTTGCGATGTCGCTCGTAGTCAGTGGGCGGATTCTCGCGCGACCAGCGAACCAGCATATTGATGTCGGCCTGGGTGTACTCAGCCGGCGTGTTCTTGACAATCCCCGGGTAGCGAACCAGGAAGTAGAGCGTGGCGCGGGCTACGGCACCTTTGCCCCCTTCAGGCTCGAACTGCCTTTGCCTCACGAAAGACGCACCCGTCTGCTGGCCTGCACGGTGCGGTTTCTCGCCATAGGGTCGATTGCCTCGCGAGCTGTTCACCGATGCGTCGCAGGCGAACAGGTGATGCAGGTCGCCACGCATCGGCATTCGATACCCAAACCACGATTGGGGCACGACGTGCTCGCAGTCGAGCGGCATCGCCGCATTCACGACCAGCTGTCGAACGCGGGAGTCGACCCCGCCGGCAACGGTGTTGGCGACGGCTGCGGCAGTTTGAAGCGCGGCGTTGCGCGCTGCACGGGTCAGCGGGTAGGCGGGCTCGCGTACATCACCCGCGTAGATGCTCTTGAGGGTGCCGTCGGGGTGGCGGTCTACCCGTGGGTAGAGGTCCCTGTTGGGCTTGTAGTCTAGCTGGGTCGTGTGGGTGGCTGCCACGAGTCTGTGAAGCGCTTCGAAGAGAGCGCCCCCCCGCATCTGCCCTGCTCTGCGCGGAAGGTCTGCGTAGCAGGCGTCCCGGTCGCGGGCGTCCTGGGCCGCGTCGTAGTAGGGACGGGGTGCGGCGCCCGAGGTCGCCCTCGTGAGAAGCAGGACACGCGCGGTGTGGGGGCTGGTGGCGTGTGAAGCGGGCGCTGTGTGCAGGAAGCTGTCGGTGGGGTTTTCCAAGGCGTCTTCAATGGCGAGGGGGGCACACGACGGGCTGTGGGCGGTATGGGGGGTGAGTCGCGCACGGAGAGTATAGCCTGTGGTGGTTCGCGAGATAGCTGTGGTCATCTCGTAGCTCCTCTTCTGACGTCGTTCGGTGCTGAGAGAGTAGCGCGAGAGCGGGCTGGTCTGTTGTTCTTTGTGTTAACAGGTCTGGTTTAAATTGAGGAAAAACTGCGTTTTCGTGCAGTATTGTTTTTTGCGCGTTGAATCAGTGTTCTTTGGCGGTCGTTCACCTGGCGGCTGTGGTGAGGGAGGGTGAATTCGGGTGCCGCTCGGGAAGGGTGAGGCTCTGGCTGGCAGGGGGCTGGAGCTTGGGTGGTGTAGACCTGC
It contains:
- a CDS encoding TPM domain-containing protein, whose translation is MEHRHLRDFFTHEQKDAILTAVRHAEARTSGHIRIRLDKRAGDDVRGAARRAFDALGLNGSRHRNGVLFYLAVEDRRFLIMGDDAIYHKVPPHFWDGITTQIVGRFREGRYAEGLIEGIEWAGEHLATWFPHRHDDVDEPPDDISVVDD
- a CDS encoding hemolysin III, giving the protein MSTSSAELSRPKPRLRGVSHLWATVAAIVAGAVLVALASSGRARLAGTVYSVSLATMFGVSALYHVPTWSPGVRQWLRRLDHASIFLFIAGSYTPFCLLALRQGEVLLGLAWLGAGLGILQALFWIGAPRVLSASIYLALGWMVVPYLSTLTRAIGGSGVALVGAGGVCFTVGAVIYTMRRPDPLPATFGYHEIFHALVIAGCVLQGCVVARLIMQP
- a CDS encoding glucosidase, whose translation is MPDESNITAEDKRLAEERESGVPWKAWGPYLSERQWGTVREDYSRSGDAWEHFSHDQARSRVYRWGEDGLAGISDDKQRLCFALALWNGRDPIIKERLFGLTNREGNHGEDVKEYYYYLDSTPTHAYMKYLYKYPQEAYPYDDLVRKNRARGQRDMEYELIDTGVFEGDRYFDTFVEYAKATPHDILMRITLHNRSDREWTLHVLPTLWFRNTWSWSDGGQKPLLEAVTGVSAIRVVHPDLGELVLSCEGDPELLFTENETNLERLAGVPNRTPYVKDAIHRFVVGGVREAVNPARTGTKMAACYRVTVGAKQSAVLRLRLSRVSDVPRADGLGTDFDEIFTARIAEADAFYASITPPRMTDDQRLVMRQALAGMLWSKQFYGFDVYRWLGEHGVDALSGNGAVRNRDWFHMMNEDIISMPDKWEYPWYASWDLAFHTIALAMVDLDFAKQQLQLVLKETYLHPNGQIPAYEWNFGDVNPPVHPWAAIYLYLQEKATRGKGDIDFLKAVFGKLMMNFTWWVNRKDRAGRNVFEGGFLGLDNIGVFDRSSPLPTGGYLEQADGTAWMVLFAQTMLQITLELTVHDPTYEEMAIKFLEHFMWIALSVYKLGSDGRGMWDEQDGFFYDVIRSPDGRSQPLKVRSMVGLLPLCATTSYDARAIFSRLPSFAARIRRRVKQHPELKQFMSHVGREGEDGGRLMSLVDEHRLRRILSRVLDENEFLSPYGIRSLSRFHGDHPFVMHVAGQEHRVDYAPAESTTGMFGGNSNWRGPIWLPVNVLLVRALLQYYQYFGDGFTIECPTGSGRSMTLYQVADEIVRRLSSIFVRNEAGQRPVFGGARTFQDDPHFRDHLLFYEYFHGDNGAGLGASHQTGWTGLIAPLMHLFASYDVAVLERYRYKGTPSFKQDVSGAIQRA